A window of Thermodesulfatator atlanticus DSM 21156 contains these coding sequences:
- a CDS encoding fumarylacetoacetate hydrolase family protein, translating into MRLGRVTYKGKTYFAAFQEQNAILLEKPFFEGIFLSSQKLPIEEVKILSPTLPSKIIALGLNYRDHAKELGLPLPKEPLIFLKPPSAVIGQDETIIIPPESKRVDYEAELAVVIGKRARRVKPEEASSFILGYTCFNDVTARDLQQKDAQWTRAKSFDTFAPMGPWIETDLDPTDLKVRSYLNGKLRQDSSTRELVFSIPEIISFVSNIMTLLPGDVIATGTPPGIGPLSPGDVIEVEISGIGRLKNTVSQEKL; encoded by the coding sequence ATGCGTCTTGGCCGCGTTACTTACAAGGGAAAAACATATTTCGCCGCCTTTCAGGAACAAAATGCCATTTTACTTGAAAAACCCTTTTTTGAAGGGATCTTTTTAAGTTCTCAAAAACTTCCCATAGAAGAAGTCAAAATACTTTCCCCTACGCTGCCGAGTAAAATTATCGCCCTTGGCCTTAATTACCGAGATCATGCCAAAGAGCTCGGACTTCCTTTGCCCAAAGAACCACTTATTTTCCTTAAGCCGCCCTCTGCGGTTATCGGTCAGGATGAAACCATCATCATTCCACCTGAAAGCAAACGTGTTGATTATGAAGCTGAACTAGCCGTTGTCATTGGAAAACGTGCAAGGAGGGTTAAACCAGAGGAAGCCAGTTCTTTTATTTTGGGATACACCTGCTTTAATGATGTTACCGCACGGGATTTGCAACAAAAAGACGCTCAGTGGACAAGGGCCAAAAGCTTTGACACCTTTGCTCCCATGGGCCCCTGGATTGAAACTGACCTTGATCCCACAGACTTAAAAGTCCGCTCTTATCTCAATGGGAAACTCAGACAAGACTCATCAACCAGGGAGCTTGTCTTTTCCATTCCAGAAATCATAAGTTTTGTCTCAAACATCATGACCCTTTTGCCAGGAGATGTTATTGCCACCGGAACCCCCCCGGGCATAGGCCCACTATCACCGGGAGATGTAATCGAAGTTGAAATCTCAGGCATCGGAAGATTAAAAAACACGGTGTCCCAAGAAAAACTTTAG
- a CDS encoding glutamate-5-semialdehyde dehydrogenase, with protein MEVKELVREVGQKAREAARELAYLSTDIKNKVLREVAARLRSERAYLQEENEKDLALAREKGLSSALIDRLTLSDKVIEGMAQGLEEVAALPDPVGEVVKMWRRPNGLWVGRMRIPLGVIAMIYESRPNVTIDAAGLCFKSGNAVILRGGSEAINSNIALARIFQDALKAHGAPLGSVQVIPITDRAAVNELLKLDEYIDLIIPRGGEGLIRFVTENSRIPVLKHYKGVCHVFVDRYADLEKARKICFNAKVQRPGVCNAMETMLVHKAVAEKFLPDMCEEFRSAGVEIRGCEKTRAIVPWAKPATEEDWDAEYLDLILAVKVVETFDEALDHIARYGSNHTESIVTEDYQRSLRFLREVDASVVMVNASTRFNDGGQLGLGAEIGISTTKIHAYGPMALEELTTLKFIVFGEGQIRE; from the coding sequence ATGGAAGTAAAAGAACTTGTCAGAGAAGTCGGGCAAAAAGCCCGTGAGGCTGCAAGGGAGCTTGCCTATCTTTCCACTGATATCAAGAACAAAGTGCTGCGCGAAGTGGCAGCACGCCTGCGTTCAGAGCGTGCCTATCTTCAGGAAGAAAATGAAAAAGACCTTGCGCTTGCCAGGGAAAAGGGCCTTTCTTCTGCCCTTATCGATCGCCTTACCCTGTCAGACAAGGTAATCGAAGGCATGGCTCAGGGGCTTGAAGAAGTCGCGGCCCTCCCTGACCCGGTGGGCGAAGTGGTAAAAATGTGGCGGCGGCCTAATGGCCTTTGGGTGGGGCGGATGCGCATTCCCCTTGGGGTAATTGCCATGATTTACGAAAGCCGCCCCAATGTCACCATTGATGCCGCAGGGCTTTGTTTTAAAAGCGGAAATGCCGTTATCCTGCGGGGTGGCTCAGAAGCCATTAATTCAAACATTGCCCTTGCGCGCATATTCCAGGATGCGCTTAAGGCCCATGGAGCCCCTTTGGGAAGTGTTCAGGTAATTCCTATAACTGACCGAGCAGCAGTAAATGAGCTTTTAAAGTTAGACGAATATATCGACCTAATCATTCCAAGGGGAGGCGAAGGGCTTATCCGCTTTGTTACGGAAAACTCTCGTATCCCCGTGCTCAAACACTACAAAGGCGTGTGCCACGTGTTTGTGGACCGCTATGCCGATCTAGAAAAAGCAAGAAAGATTTGTTTTAACGCCAAGGTACAGCGCCCAGGTGTTTGTAACGCCATGGAAACCATGCTGGTTCACAAGGCCGTGGCAGAGAAGTTTCTTCCTGATATGTGCGAAGAATTCCGCAGCGCAGGGGTAGAGATCCGCGGCTGTGAAAAAACAAGGGCGATTGTCCCTTGGGCTAAGCCTGCTACGGAAGAGGACTGGGATGCCGAGTATCTTGACTTGATTCTGGCGGTAAAAGTGGTTGAAACCTTTGACGAAGCCCTTGACCACATCGCCCGTTACGGCTCTAACCATACAGAAAGCATTGTTACCGAAGATTACCAGAGGAGCTTACGTTTTCTGAGAGAAGTTGATGCTTCGGTGGTCATGGTTAACGCTTCCACAAGATTTAACGACGGTGGCCAGCTTGGGCTTGGAGCAGAAATAGGCATATCTACCACTAAAATTCATGCTTACGGCCCTATGGCCCTTGAGGAGCTTACCACACTTAAGTTTATCGTATTCGGAGAGGGGCAAATCAGGGAATAA